One stretch of Roseimicrobium sp. ORNL1 DNA includes these proteins:
- a CDS encoding tRNA-binding protein has protein sequence METIEWTDFTKVELRVGRVVSARPFPEARKPAYILQVDFGPELGIKKSSAQITQLYTPEELEGKLVVAVVNFPRKQIGPIQSECLVTGFHNATGHVALCVPDKPVPLGTKLL, from the coding sequence ATGGAAACGATCGAGTGGACCGACTTCACCAAGGTGGAATTGCGCGTGGGTCGTGTCGTGAGCGCCCGGCCTTTTCCAGAGGCCAGGAAACCCGCGTACATTCTGCAGGTGGATTTCGGTCCTGAGTTGGGCATCAAAAAATCCAGCGCCCAGATCACCCAGCTCTACACGCCAGAGGAACTGGAGGGCAAACTCGTGGTCGCCGTGGTGAACTTCCCCAGGAAGCAGATTGGTCCCATTCAATCAGAATGCCTCGTCACAGGCTTTCACAACGCTACGGGACACGTGGCCCTGTGCGTGCCGGACAAGCCCGTGCCTCTGGGCACGAAGTTGCTGTGA
- a CDS encoding DUF1080 domain-containing protein, with protein MKPLPRTCLLILAAGLSFTSPLRAADPSPATVAIRAVIDDTQPGWRALTAEDFTKVNSADDTWSWKDGVLHCTGTPVSVMRTVKPVTNFELVVEWMHEKPAGNSGVFLWATPESIEKLTTAAKPGLPQGIEVQILDHGYTEKVAKTGKPTDWFGTNGDVFPVGIKMTPFPPVSPNGQRSFPRKHLSKGHGEWNRYYIRAINGEVRLWVNGEEVSGGTGCDPKSGYLCLESEGSPIQFRKLRIRELP; from the coding sequence ATGAAGCCGCTGCCACGCACCTGTCTCCTCATCCTCGCCGCCGGTCTGAGTTTCACTTCGCCCCTGCGTGCGGCCGATCCGTCACCTGCCACGGTGGCCATTCGTGCGGTCATCGATGATACCCAGCCAGGCTGGCGTGCGCTTACTGCAGAGGACTTCACGAAGGTCAACAGCGCTGATGACACGTGGAGTTGGAAGGACGGTGTGCTCCACTGCACGGGAACTCCCGTCAGCGTGATGCGCACGGTGAAGCCGGTGACGAACTTCGAACTCGTGGTGGAGTGGATGCACGAGAAGCCCGCCGGCAACTCCGGTGTGTTTCTGTGGGCGACTCCAGAGTCCATTGAAAAACTCACGACGGCAGCGAAGCCCGGCCTGCCGCAGGGTATTGAGGTACAGATCCTCGATCACGGCTACACCGAAAAAGTGGCCAAGACGGGCAAGCCCACCGACTGGTTTGGGACGAACGGGGATGTCTTCCCCGTGGGCATCAAGATGACTCCTTTCCCGCCCGTGTCGCCCAACGGTCAGCGTAGCTTCCCGCGCAAGCACCTGAGCAAAGGACACGGCGAGTGGAACCGGTACTACATCCGCGCCATCAATGGCGAAGTGCGTCTCTGGGTGAATGGTGAAGAAGTCTCCGGTGGCACCGGGTGCGATCCCAAGAGTGGCTACCTGTGCCTGGAGAGCGAAGGCTCCCCCATCCAGTTCCGCAAGCTGCGCATCCGTGAGCTGCCGTAG
- a CDS encoding Gfo/Idh/MocA family oxidoreductase, protein MNRRSFFQTSGLATVLSQLASNASAEAPLKAVHDGPVIRIGNIGCGGRGNFVSAIIAENPGFKITAAHDYFADSAATFGGKYGIAADQQFTGLDGYKKMLEQVDAVAIHSPPYFHVQQAIDAVAAGKHVLIAKPMAIDVKGCETIRQLAKDAAAKGIVVLADVQSRGNEHFQEGIKRIHDGALGDLMFGECHYEADLIPRNDDDSNPEGRLKNWVRHRDLGGDIITEQNIHALDIVSWAFGRPVRASGNCGRGARPDNIGDASDHFSLLFEFEKGAVTFSSRQFNGWGSPFACGNRFVGNKGIFTSEFGGRVMIRGDKESFWRGGDTKNLYRTGTEKNIETFRVAITSKNPNGNPTVEGAVESTLLTLFGEFAAKTPGGATWEEFMSKSQSANPDLSGLKA, encoded by the coding sequence ATGAATCGACGTTCCTTCTTCCAGACCTCCGGACTTGCCACCGTCCTTAGTCAGCTCGCCAGCAATGCTTCCGCAGAGGCACCGCTGAAGGCTGTGCACGACGGCCCTGTGATTCGCATCGGCAATATCGGCTGCGGTGGGCGCGGGAACTTTGTATCAGCCATCATCGCGGAGAACCCGGGTTTCAAGATCACTGCCGCGCATGACTACTTCGCGGACAGCGCAGCGACTTTTGGCGGGAAATACGGCATCGCCGCAGACCAGCAATTCACCGGCCTGGATGGCTACAAGAAGATGCTGGAGCAGGTGGATGCTGTGGCAATTCACAGCCCGCCCTACTTTCACGTGCAGCAGGCGATCGATGCCGTGGCGGCCGGAAAGCACGTGCTCATCGCGAAGCCCATGGCCATCGATGTGAAAGGATGCGAAACGATCCGCCAACTGGCCAAGGACGCTGCAGCCAAGGGCATCGTGGTCCTGGCGGATGTGCAGTCGCGTGGCAACGAACATTTCCAGGAGGGCATCAAGCGCATCCACGACGGCGCCCTCGGTGACCTGATGTTCGGTGAATGCCACTACGAGGCGGACTTGATTCCCCGCAACGATGATGACAGCAATCCGGAAGGCCGGCTGAAGAACTGGGTGCGCCATCGTGATCTCGGCGGTGACATCATCACCGAGCAGAACATCCATGCGCTGGACATCGTGAGCTGGGCCTTTGGCCGTCCGGTCCGTGCCAGCGGGAACTGCGGACGCGGAGCACGACCGGACAACATCGGCGACGCTTCTGATCATTTCTCCCTGCTGTTCGAGTTCGAGAAAGGCGCGGTCACCTTCAGCTCGCGGCAGTTCAACGGCTGGGGCTCGCCCTTCGCCTGCGGCAATCGTTTCGTGGGAAACAAGGGCATCTTCACCAGTGAGTTCGGCGGGCGTGTGATGATCCGCGGAGACAAGGAGAGCTTCTGGCGTGGCGGTGATACCAAGAACCTCTACCGCACCGGCACGGAGAAGAACATTGAGACGTTCCGCGTGGCCATCACTTCGAAGAATCCAAACGGCAATCCCACTGTCGAAGGCGCAGTCGAGTCCACCCTGCTCACCTTGTTTGGAGAGTTCGCCGCGAAGACCCCCGGTGGCGCCACGTGGGAGGAGTTCATGAGCAAGTCGCAATCCGCGAATCCGGACCTCAGCGGACTGAAAGCCTGA